In one window of Candidatus Scalindua sp. DNA:
- a CDS encoding flagellar motor protein MotB, with product MRFQTIFLRCFLLSLALVSVGCAELKKLREDNLAMTQRLERLQSERDGLSSKYMASEREKALLLAEQARLEGERRSLEQRLQGTGATVRVKEGQISITLPSSIFFNSGKITLKETGKNSLQKVCSALSQDFPNGSIRIEGHTDTDPINRTKELYRSNWELSAMRAANVLHFLLDTCHLDPKKIYIAGFGEYQPVASNKNREGKQQNRRVEIVVVSK from the coding sequence ATGCGTTTTCAAACAATTTTTTTGCGTTGTTTCTTACTTTCTTTAGCGCTTGTTTCTGTTGGTTGTGCTGAACTCAAGAAGCTTCGAGAAGACAATTTAGCGATGACTCAGAGGTTGGAAAGGCTCCAAAGTGAAAGAGATGGGCTGAGTTCAAAATATATGGCGAGCGAAAGAGAAAAAGCATTACTGCTTGCGGAACAGGCCCGGCTGGAGGGTGAAAGGCGAAGTCTGGAGCAGAGGCTGCAGGGGACCGGTGCCACGGTAAGGGTTAAAGAGGGTCAAATCTCCATTACCCTGCCCTCATCAATATTTTTTAACTCCGGCAAGATTACCCTGAAAGAGACTGGAAAAAATAGTTTGCAGAAAGTATGTAGTGCATTAAGTCAGGATTTTCCAAATGGATCCATCAGGATAGAGGGACACACAGATACTGATCCTATTAATCGTACCAAAGAGCTGTATAGGTCAAATTGGGAACTGTCAGCCATGCGTGCGGCCAATGTACTCCATTTTCTCCTTGACACGTGCCATCTGGATCCAAAGAAGATCTATATTGCGGGTTTCGGAGAATATCAACCGGTAGCCAGCAACAAAAACCGGGAGGGTAAGCAGCAAAATAGACGAGTAGAGATTGTTGTAGTATCAAAATAA
- the hisH gene encoding imidazole glycerol phosphate synthase subunit HisH, with protein MISIIDYGMGNLRSVAKAFEKVGFETVITNSPEIIDKSDKIVLPGVGAFKDACDGLREIHLVDPIRNHVRKGKPFLGICLGLQLLFTRSTEGGEQRGLGIIDGEVVRFQSPQTDYHIGLANDAPFPGGVPGRDGHKLKIPHMGWNGIRIKKKVPLLKGVPDNAYMYFVHSYHVIPDQPEIIAAETEYGALFVSMIAIENIFAMQFHPEKSQSCGLLILQNFAEL; from the coding sequence ATGATATCGATCATAGATTACGGGATGGGCAACCTGAGAAGCGTTGCAAAAGCATTCGAAAAAGTTGGCTTCGAGACCGTCATAACAAACAGTCCGGAAATAATAGACAAATCTGATAAGATTGTATTGCCTGGTGTCGGGGCCTTTAAGGATGCATGTGATGGTTTGCGGGAAATACACCTTGTCGATCCTATAAGAAACCATGTTAGAAAGGGAAAACCTTTTTTAGGGATCTGCCTTGGTCTTCAGCTGCTTTTTACAAGGAGTACGGAGGGAGGGGAGCAGCGTGGTCTGGGCATCATAGACGGTGAAGTGGTCCGTTTTCAATCACCTCAAACAGATTATCATATCGGGCTGGCGAACGATGCACCTTTCCCGGGAGGGGTTCCCGGGAGAGATGGGCATAAATTAAAGATACCGCACATGGGCTGGAATGGTATACGGATTAAAAAAAAGGTACCTCTCTTGAAAGGTGTGCCAGATAATGCATACATGTATTTTGTACACTCCTATCATGTAATTCCTGATCAGCCTGAGATTATAGCTGCAGAAACGGAATACGGTGCACTGTTTGTTTCTATGATAGCAATCGAGAATATCTTTGCAATGCAGTTTCACCCGGAAAAGAGCCAATCCTGCGGTCTGCTGATTCTTCAAAATTTTGCAGAATTATGA
- a CDS encoding cytochrome c family protein has protein sequence MNIGPYVKPIWLISVSLLLLGVSGVWFYPELNPEWKRHQRAAIQEQIGKAEESYAFWSNPEYGMPEEAEKLKARLDGLKSRKLEIKEIMLEGDGLWRNKESGPQFDRCITCHIDEDKLVREHPEELPLSFDIYGCTICHNGNGKALEIELAHKGLYTDRKAMIDARFESADAFIALWERVGDLNPDKVIKFGQESLIGPTGEYQIYVGSGRCLKCHKKTHPEHVKRWAETKFKTFERLRKEPDFQKGNKRYRSLCYRCHTTGYREDKDLYAEQGVGCEACHGPGEVYSELMAGKKTIDEARKLMRVSFGFSTCGNCHIPKRHEMRKEFFAKTEISGEE, from the coding sequence TTGAATATAGGCCCTTATGTCAAACCGATATGGCTGATTTCCGTCTCACTCCTCCTGCTGGGTGTTTCAGGTGTGTGGTTTTATCCAGAGTTGAATCCTGAATGGAAGCGGCATCAGAGAGCTGCGATACAGGAGCAGATTGGTAAAGCGGAGGAGAGTTATGCATTCTGGTCAAATCCGGAATATGGTATGCCGGAAGAGGCTGAGAAGCTTAAGGCCAGACTGGATGGTTTAAAGAGCAGGAAATTAGAGATAAAAGAGATCATGCTGGAAGGTGATGGGCTCTGGAGAAATAAGGAAAGTGGCCCTCAGTTTGACAGGTGCATTACCTGTCACATTGATGAGGATAAGCTGGTCAGGGAACATCCTGAAGAACTTCCGCTTTCTTTCGATATATATGGCTGTACAATTTGTCATAATGGGAATGGAAAGGCCCTGGAGATCGAACTGGCACATAAGGGACTCTATACCGACAGGAAGGCAATGATAGACGCCCGTTTTGAGTCTGCTGATGCGTTTATTGCTCTTTGGGAACGGGTGGGAGATTTGAATCCCGATAAAGTTATAAAATTCGGACAGGAGAGCCTGATTGGTCCGACAGGCGAGTATCAGATTTATGTGGGAAGCGGGAGGTGTCTTAAGTGCCACAAGAAGACACATCCCGAACACGTCAAGAGATGGGCAGAGACAAAATTCAAGACATTTGAGAGGTTACGTAAGGAGCCTGACTTTCAAAAGGGAAACAAGAGATACAGGAGTCTGTGTTACAGGTGTCACACTACGGGATATCGAGAAGATAAAGACTTATATGCCGAGCAGGGTGTCGGTTGTGAAGCCTGTCACGGACCGGGAGAGGTGTATAGTGAATTGATGGCGGGGAAGAAGACCATAGATGAGGCGAGAAAACTCATGCGTGTATCTTTCGGATTCAGCACGTGTGGTAACTGCCATATTCCCAAAAGGCACGAAATGCGTAAGGAGTTTTTTGCGAAAACAGAGATCAGTGGAGAAGAGTGA
- a CDS encoding hydroxylamine oxidoreductase: MKHSIITVVIVVGGFLLFGYAGSAFSQENPDPERLVYPTKKQQDEFEKWVGLEKGSGPWSDYYKPVPLHMYWAPKRHYIRPDLSAFEGLIDKYDKTDCLGCHEEVTPGIVLSWRQSTHANPRKNPEFAEKLRAIEERIGESIDRVTCDYCHGPSHDKLFLPNADDVCKRCHPQQVEEFASEYKDGRPSHQASWISNVVVPWYVEGFRRGEGYSFIGCDQCHPAMDRCDPCHTRHSFKAEEARRPEACMSCHMGADHPDAETYKESKMGVIYALEGDTWAFDKGLNEIKLGGPELRSPTCQVCHMYNNSTGKWGHNVTSKGRWRMGTYPPKEVEYKSSMKDYPYGITIPPLDKKIEIYSPENKKKLERWVELCSNCHSGRFARLWFESLDEYMFAAYRKRDEAQLIVEDCIEKGYIDTDNRGIYPMGDVLADKLGVKLLGEKVYKAFKQKKGHVPVVGPILGVYANFMYNDGNPSAIEVDYGNMWFWYALKGYKGVAHGQQDYAWWWGWAPMVNQMSRIKSQHDILERVYNIEKKLGIGLGGSRTDEN, encoded by the coding sequence ATGAAGCATTCAATCATTACCGTAGTAATAGTTGTCGGCGGTTTTTTACTCTTCGGTTACGCAGGATCAGCCTTTTCTCAGGAAAATCCTGATCCGGAACGCCTGGTATATCCCACAAAAAAACAACAGGACGAGTTTGAAAAGTGGGTTGGGCTGGAAAAAGGAAGCGGTCCATGGTCTGATTACTATAAGCCGGTTCCTCTGCACATGTACTGGGCGCCGAAAAGGCACTATATAAGGCCTGATCTGAGTGCATTTGAGGGGTTAATCGATAAATACGACAAAACAGACTGCCTTGGCTGCCATGAAGAGGTTACTCCGGGTATCGTTTTGAGCTGGAGGCAGTCAACGCACGCAAATCCCAGAAAAAACCCTGAATTTGCGGAAAAGCTCAGAGCGATAGAGGAGCGGATAGGTGAGTCGATTGATCGGGTTACCTGTGATTACTGTCACGGCCCGAGTCACGACAAATTGTTCCTCCCCAATGCAGACGATGTATGTAAGAGGTGTCATCCTCAGCAGGTTGAGGAGTTTGCCTCAGAATATAAAGATGGGCGCCCGAGCCATCAGGCTTCGTGGATTTCGAATGTGGTGGTTCCCTGGTATGTCGAAGGTTTCAGGAGAGGAGAGGGGTATTCCTTTATCGGGTGCGACCAGTGTCATCCAGCCATGGATAGATGTGATCCCTGTCATACCCGGCACTCCTTTAAGGCAGAAGAGGCAAGAAGGCCTGAGGCCTGCATGTCCTGCCACATGGGAGCCGATCACCCTGATGCTGAGACGTATAAAGAGTCGAAGATGGGAGTTATCTATGCTTTGGAAGGCGATACATGGGCGTTTGATAAAGGCCTGAATGAGATAAAGCTTGGCGGACCTGAATTGCGGAGCCCTACGTGCCAGGTTTGTCATATGTATAATAACTCAACAGGGAAATGGGGGCATAATGTTACTTCCAAAGGTCGCTGGCGTATGGGCACCTACCCACCAAAAGAGGTGGAATACAAATCGAGCATGAAAGATTACCCCTATGGCATAACGATACCGCCTTTAGATAAAAAGATAGAAATTTACAGTCCTGAGAACAAGAAGAAGCTTGAGCGGTGGGTTGAATTGTGCAGTAATTGCCATAGCGGCCGGTTTGCCAGGTTGTGGTTTGAATCACTGGATGAATACATGTTTGCCGCTTACAGGAAACGTGATGAGGCGCAGCTGATCGTCGAGGACTGTATTGAAAAGGGGTATATCGATACTGATAATCGGGGTATCTATCCGATGGGAGATGTTCTTGCCGATAAACTTGGTGTAAAGCTTCTTGGCGAAAAAGTGTATAAAGCGTTCAAGCAGAAGAAGGGCCATGTTCCCGTTGTCGGTCCTATTCTTGGTGTTTATGCAAATTTCATGTACAATGACGGCAATCCAAGTGCTATCGAAGTGGATTACGGCAACATGTGGTTCTGGTATGCCCTGAAAGGGTATAAAGGGGTTGCACATGGGCAGCAGGATTACGCCTGGTGGTGGGGTTGGGCACCCATGGTCAACCAGATGTCGAGGATCAAATCGCAGCATGACATTCTTGAAAGGGTATATAACATTGAGAAGAAACTGGGCATCGGTCTCGGTGGCAGCAGAACTGATGAAAATTAG
- a CDS encoding alginate export family protein, whose product MVKMRGIFLAFALMTAFSTACTLIGTQNAKAMDHGHTRAPVASAPVGSAYGDLLARIEALESKPTGNVTAPNVRGVKLGMNIRHRFEIRDMMIRDAQETSNTGATVGELGSVSRLANGTLQRSFGRGTPQGSQHTNVGRDETTEFVLQWARISLDADISKNVRAFIELQDVRTFGEEGSTVGNLSRTDVQEGYIELRNLGDVSGILENIELRVGRWRAEYGDHRLIGSLPWANQTRAYDGGRLRWDDKKGNWVDLFAWQIDEKESGAANGGFLGVSDNEDDREEIFYGAYGHFKVYDGIVFEPYGLVRSRTSEDHQPADTTLEVNVQGNRVRTPIDVSTGEVRYTGGFRLDGRKIPGLGGTDFTIEPAWQFGHTEGIRTFDVGNVARGYNTNVNNDIQAFAIYAGVGYTFENCPWQPRIGYAYSFASGDKRPGEGAVKTFDHLYPTGHAHNGYMDMVGWQNLRDHQVHLSAKPTKKLVLDAKLHLMSLDEQADNMYGVAGGTGYGGGMDVVRQGSNSWVDGAGNARRVDDSLGQEVDLTVKYQMFSNFTVVGGYSHFWAGDFIEDTGNGVNRAVDWAYLMTTVAF is encoded by the coding sequence ATGGTAAAAATGAGAGGAATCTTTTTAGCATTTGCGCTGATGACTGCATTTTCAACGGCCTGTACGTTGATCGGCACGCAGAATGCGAAAGCGATGGACCACGGGCATACGAGGGCGCCTGTAGCTTCTGCGCCTGTGGGTTCGGCGTATGGCGACCTGCTTGCAAGAATCGAAGCGCTGGAATCTAAGCCGACCGGGAATGTGACGGCTCCAAATGTCCGAGGAGTAAAGCTCGGTATGAATATCAGACACCGATTTGAAATTCGGGACATGATGATCAGGGATGCGCAAGAAACGAGTAACACCGGTGCCACAGTAGGAGAACTGGGTTCTGTCTCGCGGCTTGCCAATGGAACCCTGCAGCGAAGTTTCGGCAGGGGTACTCCGCAGGGGTCCCAGCATACGAACGTTGGTCGTGATGAGACCACGGAATTCGTCCTGCAGTGGGCGAGGATAAGCCTTGATGCCGATATCAGCAAAAATGTGCGGGCATTTATTGAGCTTCAGGACGTTCGCACCTTCGGTGAAGAAGGGTCGACTGTCGGGAATCTGTCCAGAACAGACGTGCAGGAGGGGTATATCGAGTTGAGAAACCTCGGTGATGTTAGCGGTATCCTCGAAAACATTGAATTGAGGGTCGGGCGATGGAGGGCTGAATATGGAGACCACAGGTTGATAGGTTCGCTCCCCTGGGCCAACCAGACAAGAGCCTACGATGGTGGACGTCTGAGATGGGATGACAAGAAGGGCAACTGGGTTGATCTCTTTGCCTGGCAGATAGATGAGAAAGAGTCCGGAGCAGCTAACGGAGGATTTTTAGGTGTCAGTGACAATGAGGACGACAGAGAAGAGATCTTCTATGGTGCGTATGGTCACTTTAAGGTCTATGATGGTATCGTGTTCGAGCCGTATGGTCTTGTAAGGTCACGGACATCAGAAGACCACCAGCCAGCTGATACGACACTTGAAGTCAACGTTCAGGGGAATAGAGTACGTACACCTATTGATGTGAGTACGGGTGAAGTGCGGTATACGGGTGGTTTCAGGTTGGATGGAAGAAAGATCCCAGGTCTGGGCGGGACCGATTTTACCATCGAGCCGGCATGGCAGTTTGGTCATACAGAAGGTATCAGAACTTTCGATGTTGGTAACGTGGCCAGAGGTTATAATACCAACGTCAATAATGATATTCAGGCATTTGCAATCTATGCGGGTGTCGGTTATACCTTTGAAAACTGCCCATGGCAGCCGAGGATTGGTTATGCGTATTCATTCGCCAGTGGTGATAAGAGACCAGGAGAGGGTGCTGTGAAGACTTTTGACCACCTCTATCCGACAGGTCACGCACACAACGGTTACATGGATATGGTCGGATGGCAGAACCTTAGAGACCATCAGGTCCACCTGAGTGCAAAACCAACCAAGAAACTTGTCCTTGACGCAAAGCTTCACCTGATGTCACTGGATGAACAAGCAGACAACATGTATGGTGTTGCCGGCGGTACTGGCTACGGTGGCGGTATGGATGTAGTGAGACAAGGTTCAAATTCGTGGGTGGACGGAGCTGGAAATGCCAGACGTGTAGATGACAGCCTTGGTCAGGAGGTGGATTTGACCGTCAAATACCAGATGTTTAGCAATTTTACGGTTGTCGGTGGATACTCACACTTCTGGGCTGGCGATTTCATTGAGGACACAGGCAATGGAGTTAACAGAGCTGTTGACTGGGCATACTTGATGACGACGGTAGCGTTCTAA
- a CDS encoding OFA family MFS transporter: protein MAGLFSRLSKEHIVAKPGFNRWLVPPASISIHLCIGSVYAWSMFNPALIKTLGVAAGSADDWSLSQVVWIFSVAIVCLGLSAAFAGKWLENVGPRMVGFVAACCWGGGFLIGGAGIIVHQLWLIYFGYGVIGGCGLGLGYVSPVSTLIRWFPDRRGMAAGMAIMGFGGGAIIAKLSIDKLLEFFYQAPHYLGTIDAVTLVTEGGKRFTEIAGQLTEVVVVGTNDVSRMIVPGKPGVYAVNTGSTGVAETFFALGIIYFIVMTIAAFSYRIPQEGWLPKGWNPPTADKAGSRMITQNHVHIDQALKTPQFYLIWVVLCFNVTAGIGVIGVAKTMMTEIFGSTLPHIVDAAFAGTYVLMISVFNMVGRFFWASASDYIGRKVTYYIFFILGIILYLSIPYTAINVQASPAIIWLVLFYGATMLIFTMYGGGFATIPAYLADIFGTRFVGGIHGRLLTAWSTAGVLGPLAITQLRESSRVHAIEELAAVVDPAVFQRSYGADISQLSQLVEQKTVTIPNLMVIVPGDITDPSPTLYNTTMYAMAGLLAIALFCNIFVKPVHERHHMGE from the coding sequence TTGGCAGGTTTGTTTTCGAGATTATCCAAGGAACATATCGTAGCGAAACCGGGTTTTAACCGCTGGCTTGTACCGCCTGCATCCATTTCAATACACCTCTGCATTGGTTCAGTTTATGCATGGAGTATGTTTAACCCCGCCTTAATCAAGACACTTGGCGTTGCTGCTGGATCAGCAGACGACTGGTCTCTCAGCCAGGTAGTCTGGATTTTTTCCGTAGCTATCGTCTGTCTGGGTTTATCTGCTGCATTTGCAGGAAAATGGCTTGAGAATGTTGGGCCCAGGATGGTGGGTTTTGTAGCGGCCTGTTGCTGGGGAGGTGGATTCCTTATCGGGGGAGCCGGCATAATCGTCCATCAGTTGTGGTTAATCTACTTCGGCTACGGTGTTATTGGAGGTTGCGGTCTTGGCCTTGGGTATGTCTCTCCAGTATCCACCCTTATCCGATGGTTTCCTGACAGAAGAGGAATGGCTGCGGGTATGGCTATCATGGGTTTTGGCGGTGGCGCAATTATTGCCAAGCTGAGCATAGACAAGCTGTTAGAGTTCTTCTACCAGGCACCTCACTATTTAGGAACGATTGATGCTGTTACCCTTGTTACCGAAGGCGGGAAACGTTTTACCGAAATTGCAGGACAGCTCACGGAAGTAGTTGTCGTAGGAACGAATGATGTCTCGCGGATGATTGTACCGGGAAAACCAGGTGTGTATGCAGTTAATACCGGTTCAACCGGGGTTGCAGAAACATTTTTTGCATTGGGAATAATCTATTTTATTGTTATGACAATTGCAGCCTTCTCTTACCGGATACCTCAGGAAGGCTGGTTACCGAAGGGCTGGAACCCGCCGACTGCCGACAAGGCAGGAAGCAGAATGATTACACAGAACCATGTTCATATTGATCAGGCGCTAAAAACGCCACAGTTTTACCTGATCTGGGTAGTACTCTGTTTTAATGTTACCGCCGGTATCGGAGTTATCGGCGTGGCAAAAACAATGATGACAGAAATTTTTGGCAGTACCCTGCCTCACATCGTTGATGCCGCTTTTGCCGGTACCTATGTTCTCATGATCAGTGTCTTCAATATGGTTGGCCGTTTTTTCTGGGCCAGTGCATCTGACTATATCGGCCGCAAAGTCACCTATTACATATTTTTCATCCTTGGTATCATTCTCTATTTATCAATACCCTATACGGCAATAAACGTTCAGGCCTCGCCGGCAATTATCTGGCTTGTTCTCTTTTACGGTGCTACGATGCTCATCTTCACCATGTACGGAGGCGGATTTGCCACAATTCCCGCTTACCTTGCCGACATATTTGGGACCCGCTTTGTCGGGGGAATTCACGGTCGGCTTCTCACCGCCTGGAGCACTGCCGGTGTGTTAGGTCCGTTAGCAATTACCCAGCTTCGAGAATCTTCCCGGGTGCATGCGATTGAGGAGCTTGCTGCAGTGGTTGACCCTGCCGTTTTTCAGCGCTCGTATGGTGCAGATATCAGCCAGCTGTCACAGCTCGTCGAACAGAAGACTGTTACTATTCCGAACCTCATGGTAATTGTCCCAGGCGATATTACAGATCCGTCTCCAACACTCTACAACACTACCATGTACGCCATGGCCGGTCTATTGGCAATAGCACTTTTCTGCAACATATTTGTCAAACCCGTTCATGAGCGTCACCACATGGGTGAATGA
- a CDS encoding C4-type zinc ribbon domain-containing protein, translating into MNERIDVLKRLQAIQNKITERTHFKELQSEEIEKKKAALQQKKTLSGKKHEEVISFQKEIDRRDLDLKSAEERIKKFTVQLNSIKNNKEYSALRSEISSKEADKSLLEDEILNLMTQLESANEEYLKTMEKLSNDESNIDAFVRSANSEIQKADEEIALLKRDASKYTDLLDHDTLRQFNRLTNAKEESPIVEVVGNACSGCSMNIRLQTLNLLMSGKNLTLCPNCQRILFLNDRNQ; encoded by the coding sequence ATGAATGAAAGGATAGACGTATTAAAAAGATTACAGGCCATACAAAATAAAATTACCGAAAGAACACACTTTAAAGAGCTGCAGAGTGAAGAAATTGAAAAGAAAAAAGCAGCACTTCAACAAAAAAAAACTCTTTCCGGAAAAAAACACGAGGAGGTGATCTCTTTCCAGAAAGAGATCGACAGGAGAGATCTCGATTTAAAAAGCGCCGAAGAGCGGATAAAGAAATTTACTGTTCAACTTAATTCGATTAAGAACAACAAGGAATACAGCGCATTACGTTCAGAAATCAGTTCTAAAGAGGCTGATAAGTCGTTATTGGAAGATGAGATATTGAATTTAATGACTCAATTAGAGTCAGCAAATGAAGAATATCTTAAAACAATGGAGAAACTCAGTAATGACGAGAGCAATATAGATGCTTTTGTACGGAGTGCAAATAGTGAAATACAGAAAGCAGACGAGGAGATAGCGCTCTTAAAAAGAGACGCTTCAAAATATACTGACTTACTGGACCATGATACCCTTCGTCAATTTAACCGGCTGACAAATGCAAAAGAGGAGAGTCCGATTGTAGAAGTAGTCGGCAATGCATGCAGCGGATGTTCCATGAATATTCGTTTACAGACTCTTAACTTACTCATGAGTGGAAAAAATCTCACACTCTGTCCGAATTGTCAGCGAATACTTTTTTTAAATGACCGCAATCAATAG
- the dnaG gene encoding DNA primase, with amino-acid sequence MSFFISPEKISEIERSLDLLDFVSQYLTLNRRGNNYVGLCPFHGEKTPSFVVNEEKQKYKCFGCGESGSIFDFFMKQEGVSFPEAVKALAEKANIPLSDPQQQRKQQKTDVLYDANEQATCFFSNLLLNTKDGKQAKDYLSNRSITDASVRRFRLGYSPNRWDALVTKSREWNINSQILEKAGLIIKKKSGGFYDRFRNRLMFPIFDIQNRSVGFGARALDNSSAKYLNSPETALFHKSKTLFGLNLAKSSIIKKRRILLMEGYTDVIMAHQCGIDWSIALLGTALTREHVKILKKYCDKVTLVLDADNAGQRSSERSLDLFTEEDLDARVILLPENYDPYDFLVKRGATQFLEQEEKAYDFLSFKIKLSKTRWDISSVNGKASAINEILMSATKIPNILKRELTIKRIAEEMSLEENILRNHLSKFQPKQKRTAPKNGSSKVPLTVTNPKSNAYSTIEKTLLGIMVTRNDLIKKIETDLGFDCFNDTTLRNLAIRISEIYAQNGQVELEDIYPFIENKELVGNLVAAISRQKSLEEYSITGHTHNSEKVLNDCIRYIRKREKKEALHLVKKNFFDASKTNGKDKTADIFLTQFHEKNIDIHS; translated from the coding sequence ATGAGTTTCTTTATTTCACCAGAAAAGATTTCAGAAATTGAAAGAAGTCTAGATCTTCTTGATTTCGTTTCTCAATATCTAACCCTCAATCGAAGAGGTAATAATTACGTGGGATTGTGTCCTTTCCATGGGGAAAAAACTCCCTCTTTCGTTGTCAACGAAGAAAAACAAAAATATAAGTGCTTCGGCTGTGGAGAAAGCGGGTCAATTTTTGATTTTTTCATGAAACAGGAAGGGGTATCTTTTCCTGAGGCAGTTAAGGCACTTGCTGAAAAAGCGAACATACCTTTAAGCGATCCCCAGCAACAGAGGAAACAACAAAAAACAGACGTTTTATATGACGCTAATGAGCAAGCAACATGTTTTTTCAGTAACTTGTTATTAAATACCAAAGATGGCAAACAGGCAAAAGATTATTTATCAAACAGATCAATCACTGATGCCTCAGTTCGCAGATTCAGACTGGGATATTCTCCGAACCGATGGGATGCTTTAGTAACCAAATCAAGAGAATGGAACATAAACAGCCAAATCTTAGAGAAAGCAGGGCTTATCATAAAAAAAAAGAGTGGTGGTTTTTATGATAGATTCCGGAATCGATTAATGTTTCCAATATTTGACATTCAAAACAGATCTGTAGGATTTGGTGCCAGGGCACTAGATAACTCTTCTGCAAAATATCTCAACTCGCCAGAAACCGCACTCTTCCATAAAAGCAAGACACTTTTCGGGCTCAACCTGGCAAAAAGCTCTATAATAAAAAAACGCAGAATATTACTCATGGAAGGGTACACAGACGTAATTATGGCACACCAGTGCGGTATTGACTGGTCGATAGCACTCCTGGGTACCGCGTTAACCCGCGAGCATGTCAAGATATTAAAAAAATATTGCGACAAGGTTACTTTAGTGTTAGATGCGGATAATGCCGGTCAGAGGTCATCTGAAAGAAGTTTAGACCTCTTTACCGAGGAAGATCTCGATGCCAGAGTCATACTCTTACCTGAGAACTATGACCCATACGATTTTTTAGTCAAAAGAGGGGCCACGCAGTTTTTAGAACAAGAAGAAAAAGCGTATGATTTTCTCAGTTTTAAAATAAAACTTTCAAAAACCAGATGGGATATCTCTTCCGTTAACGGAAAGGCTTCTGCAATAAATGAGATACTCATGTCTGCAACGAAGATACCTAATATCTTGAAACGTGAATTAACGATTAAGAGAATTGCAGAAGAGATGTCCCTTGAAGAAAATATACTACGAAACCATTTGTCAAAATTTCAGCCAAAACAGAAGAGGACGGCACCAAAAAACGGTTCCTCTAAGGTCCCCTTAACGGTAACCAATCCGAAATCTAACGCTTACAGCACCATAGAAAAAACTCTTCTGGGCATAATGGTAACAAGAAACGACTTGATTAAAAAGATAGAAACAGACCTGGGATTTGACTGCTTTAACGATACAACATTGAGAAACCTTGCAATAAGAATCTCAGAGATTTATGCGCAAAATGGGCAAGTTGAACTGGAAGATATTTATCCCTTTATAGAAAACAAGGAGCTGGTTGGAAATTTAGTCGCTGCAATTTCACGGCAAAAGAGTTTGGAAGAATATTCTATAACAGGACATACCCACAACAGCGAAAAAGTACTGAACGATTGTATTCGATATATCAGAAAAAGAGAGAAGAAAGAAGCCTTGCATCTGGTAAAGAAAAACTTTTTTGATGCAAGCAAAACAAACGGGAAAGACAAAACTGCCGATATATTCCTTACACAATTTCACGAGAAAAATATCGACATTCATTCTTGA